In Micromonospora sp. NBC_01813, the following are encoded in one genomic region:
- a CDS encoding 5'-3' exonuclease, whose protein sequence is MTPLLTVDGHHLLYRSWWGFSQRRITSRDGDRDLTGVFGFLAILRKTHLEMAPDHEIVVVFDGENAAATRQTRDAGYKADRADADHSAIRSLPMVKDGLDAAGIAWLELDDHEGDDVLATLARTAVDSGRTVTCYTGDRDLLQLAAPRVTILNPARHRITPTDVLTRHRVTPAQWPDFRALTGDPSDNIPGVRGVGPKTAADLLAGGIHLDHLLDSGRLSGSRGQAIANTWTRVLTWRDIIRLDQHLPLGGDPSTGNPTPAMPRAAAILEDLKLW, encoded by the coding sequence GTGACACCGTTGCTGACCGTCGATGGCCACCACTTGCTCTACCGCTCCTGGTGGGGATTCTCGCAACGGCGCATCACCTCTCGCGACGGCGACCGCGACTTGACCGGCGTGTTCGGATTCCTCGCGATCCTGCGCAAAACCCACCTGGAAATGGCGCCCGATCATGAGATCGTCGTGGTGTTCGACGGGGAGAACGCCGCCGCGACCCGGCAAACCCGAGACGCTGGCTATAAAGCCGACCGGGCCGACGCCGACCACAGCGCGATCCGATCGCTGCCGATGGTCAAGGACGGCCTCGACGCGGCCGGGATCGCCTGGCTCGAACTCGACGACCACGAAGGCGACGACGTGCTCGCCACGCTCGCCCGCACCGCAGTCGACAGCGGCCGCACGGTCACCTGCTACACCGGCGACCGGGACCTGCTGCAACTCGCCGCACCCCGCGTCACCATCCTCAACCCGGCCCGGCACCGGATCACCCCTACAGACGTGCTCACACGCCACAGAGTGACCCCAGCGCAGTGGCCCGACTTCCGAGCGTTGACCGGCGACCCCTCCGACAACATCCCTGGCGTACGCGGCGTAGGCCCCAAGACCGCCGCCGACCTGCTCGCCGGCGGCATCCACCTCGACCACCTGCTCGACAGCGGCCGGCTGTCAGGCTCCCGTGGCCAGGCCATCGCCAACACCTGGACTCGAGTCCTCACATGGCGGGACATCATCCGCCTCGACCAGCACCTCCCACTCGGAGGTGACCCGTCGACCGGCAACCCGACCCCGGCAATGCCGCGCGCCGCCGCGAT
- a CDS encoding glycosyltransferase family 4 protein: MTTARGGRPPSRALLYCTFNGAANCTNGIGRQTQTLLGTLTRRWEKLTAITGPFTPYLAIPEPGPATWAYDPHLLAATCRTVESSGGRILPLAYDTTAAFWTPPVWRQLSQQAAETARTLAGRYDHVAVIAVDTPFAGTGRAFLEGALLPPGAGTVEILLTLYGTAYVHSHPAPDPGRLAWEQRSLTVAGQPGVRVADIGEAFTRHLITEYAVDPAHLVPYRCSLDLTAPDLQPMPAADALQITATFGVPLDRPIVLAVGRTDPTKGFDQLITAVAPLRDIVHLVAVIVAFSDADPLTRTYRQQIADAGLRATYVDRFTRDLPRALASLPHTVAVVCPSRGESLANLPFEVGLWARHQGPIVVAPALGGFPETITDLDNGLLYNPADPGGLTAALQHVIAMDDTARSAIRQRAYHRVVRERDVVTAYAETLTRAFTPTPDPTR, translated from the coding sequence ATGACCACAGCACGCGGCGGCCGACCGCCGTCCAGGGCCTTGCTGTACTGCACGTTCAACGGAGCCGCGAACTGCACCAACGGCATCGGCCGGCAGACCCAGACACTACTCGGCACCCTCACCCGCCGCTGGGAAAAGCTGACCGCGATCACCGGGCCGTTCACCCCGTACCTGGCGATCCCCGAACCCGGTCCTGCGACCTGGGCCTACGACCCGCACCTGCTGGCCGCCACGTGCCGGACCGTCGAAAGCAGCGGCGGACGAATCCTGCCGCTGGCATACGACACGACCGCCGCGTTCTGGACGCCGCCTGTGTGGCGACAACTGTCCCAGCAGGCAGCAGAAACTGCGCGAACCCTCGCAGGCCGCTATGACCATGTCGCTGTCATCGCGGTCGACACCCCGTTCGCCGGGACCGGCCGCGCCTTCCTCGAAGGAGCGCTTCTACCACCAGGAGCCGGCACCGTCGAAATCCTGCTGACCCTGTACGGGACGGCCTACGTACACAGTCATCCGGCACCGGACCCTGGACGGCTCGCGTGGGAGCAACGGTCGCTGACAGTCGCCGGGCAGCCCGGCGTGCGGGTCGCGGACATTGGCGAGGCATTCACCCGCCATCTGATCACCGAGTACGCCGTCGACCCAGCGCATCTGGTGCCGTACCGGTGCAGCCTCGACCTGACCGCCCCCGATCTGCAGCCGATGCCTGCGGCCGATGCGCTACAGATCACGGCCACGTTCGGCGTGCCGCTGGACCGCCCGATCGTGCTGGCCGTCGGCCGCACCGACCCCACCAAAGGCTTCGACCAGCTGATCACCGCCGTGGCACCGCTGCGGGACATCGTCCACCTCGTCGCCGTCATCGTCGCGTTCAGCGACGCCGACCCGCTGACCCGCACCTACCGGCAGCAGATCGCCGACGCCGGCCTACGAGCCACATACGTCGACCGGTTCACCCGGGACCTGCCACGCGCACTGGCCAGCCTTCCTCACACCGTCGCCGTCGTCTGCCCCTCCCGTGGCGAATCTCTGGCGAACCTCCCGTTCGAAGTGGGCCTGTGGGCTCGCCACCAAGGTCCGATCGTCGTCGCCCCGGCCCTCGGCGGTTTCCCCGAGACGATCACCGACCTCGACAACGGCCTGCTCTACAACCCCGCGGATCCTGGTGGCCTCACCGCGGCACTGCAGCACGTCATCGCGATGGACGACACCGCCCGATCGGCGATCCGCCAGCGGGCCTACCACAGGGTCGTGCGCGAGCGAGACGTCGTCACCGCATACGCCGAGACACTCACCCGTGCCTTCACCCCGACACCGGATCCAACCCGGTAG
- a CDS encoding RNA-directed DNA polymerase (Reverse transcriptase) — protein sequence MSAATAGQAGRHPAAHTLMPLVTDPVRLKNCARALMRHRGSPGSDGIRWTQYRRDLDRRIANLATRLSAGTWAPAPARHVVLPSWGKDIALAIPTVEDRIVHRALREAAELILCADAYPDWMYGWRPRAGRVDALHAAASHLTAGRNWVADLDVAAATRDADLNSLVDGLACWISDGTFLALVRTVLENLPTPLAPGSGLTPMLTNIRLLPVDERLRDLPVIRVTDNYTVFCLDRAHAELHAARVADALSAQGLRPSPTKSHVWQPNPEDLYLAG from the coding sequence ATGAGCGCAGCGACGGCTGGTCAGGCGGGACGGCACCCGGCAGCACACACGCTGATGCCGCTGGTCACCGACCCGGTCCGACTCAAAAACTGCGCTCGCGCCCTGATGCGCCACCGCGGCAGCCCCGGCAGCGACGGGATCCGCTGGACACAGTACCGCCGCGACCTCGACCGCAGGATCGCCAACCTCGCCACCCGCCTGAGCGCCGGCACATGGGCTCCCGCGCCGGCACGCCACGTCGTCCTGCCGTCATGGGGCAAGGACATCGCCCTCGCGATCCCCACCGTCGAAGACCGCATCGTGCACCGCGCCCTGCGCGAAGCCGCAGAACTCATCCTGTGCGCCGACGCGTACCCGGACTGGATGTACGGGTGGCGACCCCGCGCCGGCCGGGTCGACGCGCTGCACGCCGCAGCCTCCCATCTCACGGCCGGCCGGAACTGGGTCGCGGACCTCGACGTCGCCGCCGCGACCCGCGACGCCGACCTCAACAGTCTCGTCGACGGTCTGGCCTGCTGGATCAGCGACGGGACCTTCCTGGCGCTCGTCCGCACCGTCCTAGAGAACCTGCCGACACCGCTGGCACCCGGCAGCGGCCTGACACCGATGCTCACCAACATCCGGCTCCTACCCGTCGACGAGCGCCTGCGGGACCTGCCGGTCATCCGCGTCACGGACAACTACACCGTCTTCTGTCTCGACCGAGCCCACGCCGAGCTCCACGCCGCCCGGGTCGCCGACGCGCTATCGGCCCAAGGGCTTCGACCCAGCCCGACCAAGTCGCATGTCTGGCAGCCCAACCCCGAAGACCTCTACCTCGCAGGATGA
- a CDS encoding WbqC family protein — protein MGAVADPARGILVAHQPAYLPWCGYFSRLLDVPQMIILDHVQFSERGYQHRNRILDRTGTLRWLTVPVRRRFGQPLCDVRIADPEWARRHWRTLTATYGKAPFWPVYADHLGAVFAQQWTTLVDLDLALTRLLLDAFGMSVTLVRSSTVHPAGTKTAMLIDLCSRTGDRVLRVGTGALKYLDRAALHDAGIRVEVATYTHPPYPQNHPGTFIPAVSVIDLLVQQGPAARDILARGCAITPWPTT, from the coding sequence ATGGGCGCTGTCGCTGACCCAGCCAGGGGCATCCTGGTCGCCCACCAACCCGCCTATCTGCCCTGGTGCGGCTACTTCTCCCGCCTGCTCGACGTCCCACAGATGATCATCCTCGATCATGTCCAGTTCTCCGAGCGCGGCTACCAGCACCGCAACCGCATCCTCGACCGGACCGGAACCCTGCGCTGGCTGACCGTTCCGGTCCGCCGCCGGTTTGGGCAGCCGCTGTGCGACGTGCGCATCGCCGACCCTGAATGGGCGCGCCGGCACTGGCGAACCCTCACCGCCACCTACGGAAAGGCCCCGTTCTGGCCGGTCTACGCCGACCATCTCGGCGCGGTATTCGCCCAACAATGGACGACCCTGGTCGACCTCGACCTTGCCCTGACCCGGCTGCTACTCGACGCGTTCGGCATGTCCGTCACCCTCGTGCGGTCCAGCACCGTTCACCCCGCCGGGACGAAAACCGCCATGCTGATCGACCTGTGCTCCCGCACCGGCGATCGGGTCCTGCGTGTCGGCACCGGCGCGCTGAAATACCTGGACCGGGCGGCCCTGCACGACGCGGGTATCAGAGTCGAAGTCGCCACCTACACCCACCCGCCCTACCCACAGAACCATCCCGGCACGTTCATCCCCGCAGTATCCGTGATCGATCTGCTGGTCCAACAAGGACCAGCAGCACGCGACATACTGGCCCGCGGCTGCGCCATTACCCCATGGCCCACAACATGA
- a CDS encoding PIG-L deacetylase family protein: MHPAPSTTLTADGLFGLSEGQRLLAVVSHPDDETIGPGGTLYRAAAAGIVVDVLAVACRTRPMWGGDSDPAVRVKEFNAACDALGVYGRIIAWVDDERAHTPGNHPSDLVTLIESGTEVSLSETRPDLMLIPSATGFHQDHLAVHHAGIAAARLGGNGKPTPRIVLGYCGPEDVWTRTVEAWTVLVDTTDSWPAKEQALRAHASQLRDWPHPRSLEGIRKLDAANGVRIGTDLAEQFVAYRIAF; this comes from the coding sequence GTGCACCCCGCACCATCCACAACGCTCACCGCTGACGGTCTGTTCGGCCTGAGCGAAGGCCAACGCCTGCTCGCCGTGGTCAGCCACCCCGACGACGAAACCATCGGCCCCGGCGGCACGCTATACCGCGCCGCCGCCGCGGGGATCGTCGTCGACGTGCTCGCCGTAGCGTGCCGCACCCGACCGATGTGGGGTGGAGACAGCGACCCCGCCGTGCGGGTCAAGGAGTTCAACGCCGCCTGCGACGCGCTCGGCGTCTACGGCCGGATCATCGCCTGGGTGGACGACGAGCGCGCCCACACCCCCGGCAACCACCCGTCCGACCTGGTCACGCTGATCGAGTCCGGAACCGAGGTATCGCTGTCCGAGACCCGACCCGACCTGATGCTGATCCCGTCCGCAACCGGCTTCCACCAGGACCACCTGGCGGTGCACCACGCCGGGATCGCAGCCGCCCGCCTCGGCGGCAACGGCAAACCCACGCCGCGAATCGTCCTGGGCTACTGCGGACCGGAGGACGTCTGGACCCGCACCGTCGAAGCATGGACGGTGCTGGTCGACACGACCGACAGCTGGCCCGCGAAGGAACAGGCCCTGCGCGCCCACGCCTCCCAGCTGCGTGACTGGCCACACCCGCGCAGCCTAGAAGGAATCCGAAAGCTGGACGCCGCCAACGGGGTGCGCATCGGCACCGACCTCGCCGAACAATTCGTCGCCTACCGGATCGCCTTCTGA
- a CDS encoding glycosyltransferase family 4 protein yields MTSTASLTVGIVLLSYAENAPAGLERSLASLRQGLRELGHRAVIVTTAGNIAGDDPDLLPLTSVTVPVPATEEELLAALADPEPACTELTGLLARERVDIVCWADASWGMGYLAPVPPGVRSALRVAVMRTDPLFRQALDRRPDAVLTPSPYMIAEAAAAGYDTTAWHQVPNALLTGGQPPDHERREQLRRTGPVRIVTRAEPHKGILELIQAVPAGLGRSVEIVLAAAGFEYWPGMQDAVLAQCREAAGHAPADVRILPPLPWQEVTDFFACAALTIISTTSPESWCNAAAEALSAGTPVVGYDFGHVPVLAGPAGVMVTPAPSGEPATTLWSAATGLLNDPIAYHAASRQAPAQVAGHTPYASAQAFLASFGL; encoded by the coding sequence ATGACCAGCACCGCTTCGCTGACCGTCGGGATCGTCCTGTTGTCCTACGCCGAGAACGCCCCGGCAGGGCTCGAACGAAGCCTTGCGTCGCTGCGGCAAGGCCTGCGAGAGCTCGGCCACCGAGCGGTGATCGTCACCACTGCCGGCAACATCGCAGGCGACGACCCCGACCTGCTGCCGCTGACGTCTGTGACCGTTCCCGTCCCCGCTACCGAGGAGGAGCTTCTCGCCGCGCTCGCCGACCCGGAACCGGCGTGCACCGAACTGACTGGGCTGCTCGCCCGGGAACGCGTCGACATCGTTTGCTGGGCGGACGCGTCGTGGGGGATGGGCTACCTGGCGCCCGTCCCGCCAGGGGTTCGGTCCGCGTTACGGGTCGCGGTGATGCGCACCGATCCGCTGTTCCGGCAGGCACTCGACCGGCGACCAGACGCTGTCCTCACCCCGAGCCCCTACATGATCGCGGAGGCGGCAGCCGCCGGCTACGACACCACCGCCTGGCATCAGGTGCCCAACGCGCTGCTCACTGGCGGTCAGCCGCCGGACCACGAACGCCGCGAGCAGCTGCGCCGCACCGGACCGGTCCGCATCGTCACCCGCGCCGAACCCCACAAGGGGATCCTCGAACTGATCCAGGCCGTCCCCGCCGGACTCGGCCGCAGCGTGGAGATCGTGCTGGCCGCGGCCGGTTTCGAATACTGGCCCGGCATGCAGGACGCCGTGCTCGCGCAGTGCCGCGAAGCAGCCGGCCATGCCCCGGCAGATGTGCGGATCCTGCCGCCTTTGCCCTGGCAGGAGGTGACCGACTTCTTCGCCTGCGCCGCGCTGACGATTATCTCCACCACGAGCCCGGAGTCCTGGTGTAACGCCGCCGCCGAGGCCCTGTCCGCCGGCACCCCCGTGGTCGGCTACGACTTCGGACACGTTCCCGTACTCGCCGGCCCCGCCGGCGTCATGGTCACCCCCGCACCCTCCGGCGAACCCGCGACCACCCTGTGGAGCGCCGCGACCGGCCTGCTCAACGACCCCATCGCCTACCACGCCGCGAGCCGACAGGCCCCCGCCCAGGTCGCTGGCCACACGCCATACGCGTCCGCACAAGCGTTCCTGGCCTCGTTCGGACTTTGA
- a CDS encoding phosphoribosyltransferase has translation MTAHLATPRVPSRRIFEGQRIWHMSTDLLTAATSLLAGAEQPFAPDVIIGIARGGVPVASALSQLMRVPDQVITARHNLDDRIMVQATGRVTIDTAGLPRERAGQRILLVDDICGTGATIDAVRAALDAQLRPAAVRTVVLCRNSGSPVMPDTWVWDVADWTVFPWETDPGQVTESLPVPAGVRHP, from the coding sequence ATGACCGCACACCTCGCCACACCAAGAGTGCCCTCGCGGCGGATCTTCGAAGGGCAGCGCATCTGGCACATGTCCACCGATCTGCTGACGGCCGCTACCTCGCTGCTCGCCGGAGCCGAGCAGCCGTTCGCTCCCGACGTGATCATCGGCATCGCCCGTGGCGGCGTGCCGGTCGCGTCGGCGCTGTCGCAGCTGATGCGCGTCCCGGATCAGGTGATCACGGCTCGCCACAACCTCGACGACAGGATCATGGTGCAGGCCACCGGCCGCGTCACCATCGACACCGCAGGGCTGCCGCGTGAACGGGCCGGACAGCGGATCCTGCTGGTCGACGACATCTGCGGCACCGGCGCCACGATCGATGCCGTCCGTGCCGCCCTGGACGCGCAGCTGCGACCGGCCGCGGTGCGCACGGTGGTGCTGTGCCGTAACAGCGGATCACCGGTCATGCCCGACACGTGGGTGTGGGATGTGGCGGACTGGACCGTGTTCCCGTGGGAGACCGACCCGGGCCAGGTGACCGAGTCGCTGCCCGTACCGGCCGGGGTGAGGCATCCATGA
- a CDS encoding formylglycine-generating enzyme family protein has product MAVPVTVALLTHLDGADPPCCPWCAALPAASLTWGQAARAAAQLGGRLPTSQEWEWMAGSGVRRYPWGDDEPGTGLLRANVRGVGPDGPTPVAAYPHGATPAGIFDVAGNVWEWTSTVVPGGYVVRGGSYRALALYARCGYGNEVPASLASPGIGVRVVRRP; this is encoded by the coding sequence ATGGCGGTTCCCGTCACCGTCGCCCTGCTCACCCACCTCGACGGCGCCGATCCGCCGTGCTGCCCCTGGTGTGCGGCGCTACCGGCGGCGAGCCTCACCTGGGGGCAGGCAGCCCGGGCGGCAGCGCAGCTGGGCGGGCGGCTGCCGACGTCACAGGAGTGGGAGTGGATGGCCGGGTCCGGCGTACGCCGCTACCCGTGGGGTGACGACGAGCCCGGTACCGGGCTGCTGCGGGCAAACGTCCGTGGTGTCGGCCCTGACGGGCCGACACCGGTCGCGGCGTACCCGCACGGTGCCACACCCGCCGGGATCTTCGACGTCGCCGGGAACGTGTGGGAGTGGACCAGCACCGTCGTGCCCGGCGGCTATGTCGTGCGCGGCGGCTCCTACCGCGCGCTCGCGCTGTACGCCCGCTGCGGCTACGGCAACGAGGTTCCGGCTTCGCTTGCCTCACCGGGGATCGGTGTGAGGGTGGTGCGTAGGCCATGA
- a CDS encoding 7-carboxy-7-deazaguanine synthase QueE, producing MNLGRRALFVRFIGCNLTCGYPQPPRTAGAPAEGAMRCDTEYTWNAAKHDLGAGRHLSAAEIWSELLQLDPATTNPALPPVDLIVVSGGEPLMRTDTVLYLARQARSTGRRLEVETNATIAPVGDLIDAGVSFNAGLKLASSAVPRAKRIKPAAIAALRSTGRTRWKFVITGPDDLDEVAALQDEFALTGIWLSPEGVTRQAVIDRMRMVADEALARGWNLTTRQHVLIWGDERGK from the coding sequence GCCCCGTACTGCTGGCGCACCAGCCGAGGGTGCCATGCGGTGCGACACCGAGTACACGTGGAACGCCGCCAAGCACGACCTCGGCGCCGGCCGGCACCTGAGTGCGGCTGAGATCTGGTCCGAGCTGCTTCAGCTCGATCCGGCCACCACAAACCCGGCGCTCCCGCCGGTCGATCTGATCGTCGTATCTGGCGGGGAACCGCTGATGCGCACGGACACCGTGCTGTATCTGGCACGCCAGGCGCGGTCGACCGGACGCCGTTTGGAGGTCGAGACGAACGCAACGATCGCCCCCGTCGGCGACTTGATCGACGCCGGTGTGTCGTTCAACGCGGGGCTGAAGTTGGCCAGCTCCGCGGTCCCGCGCGCCAAGCGAATCAAGCCAGCGGCCATCGCCGCGTTGCGAAGCACCGGCCGGACGCGGTGGAAGTTCGTCATCACCGGCCCGGACGACCTGGACGAGGTCGCCGCGCTACAGGACGAGTTCGCGCTCACCGGGATTTGGCTGTCGCCGGAAGGTGTCACCAGGCAGGCCGTTATTGACCGGATGCGCATGGTCGCCGATGAGGCGCTGGCCCGCGGCTGGAACCTTACTACTCGCCAGCACGTACTCATCTGGGGTGACGAGCGTGGCAAGTAG